One genomic window of Thalassolituus hydrocarboniclasticus includes the following:
- a CDS encoding peptidoglycan DD-metalloendopeptidase family protein, with amino-acid sequence MALSGRLQYFPLTHLLGVLTALVVLLMLLLWPQAPEKNLQQTRYIIEMPDTVAEPEGEAAVLNWEETTVRPGDNLSILFSRHNLSAADVIEIAAVAPKEAIQLKPGQTLHWVRSQDNHVQQFQIEISPLARHTFERTTDGSLKYELAERHADYRPRFVGTTIENSLFLDGSRADIPEQILIELAAIFGWDIDFALDIRQGDRFSLIYDEVFLDGEKIGNGNILVARFINQGRELTAVRYEDQAGDANYYTPEGQSMRKAFLRNPIDFARISSRFNLNRKHPVLNTLRAHKGTDYAAPTGTPIKAAGDGKIVFAGRKGGFGNCVIIQHGSRYQTLYAHLSKFNRSARVGRSIKQGQVIGYVGSTGLATGPHLHYEFRVDGVHRDSLRVKLPKADSIPSKEKAAFRQKSQSMVSWLNSYNENEDNRVGAFQ; translated from the coding sequence ATGGCCTTGTCGGGACGCCTGCAGTATTTCCCTCTGACTCACTTACTCGGTGTTCTGACCGCTCTGGTTGTGTTACTGATGTTGTTGCTCTGGCCTCAGGCACCAGAAAAAAATCTGCAACAGACCCGGTACATTATTGAGATGCCGGATACGGTGGCCGAGCCAGAGGGTGAAGCCGCTGTACTTAACTGGGAAGAAACCACGGTGCGTCCCGGCGATAACCTGTCCATTCTGTTCAGTCGCCACAACCTCAGCGCCGCCGATGTTATTGAAATTGCCGCCGTCGCGCCAAAGGAAGCTATCCAGCTTAAGCCCGGCCAGACCCTGCACTGGGTTCGCTCACAGGATAACCATGTGCAGCAATTCCAGATTGAGATATCCCCTCTTGCCCGACATACCTTCGAACGAACCACCGATGGCAGCCTGAAATATGAGCTGGCTGAGCGCCACGCTGATTACCGCCCGCGTTTTGTCGGTACAACCATTGAGAACTCGTTGTTTCTTGATGGCTCCCGTGCCGATATTCCGGAGCAAATCCTGATTGAACTGGCCGCTATCTTCGGCTGGGACATCGACTTTGCTCTTGATATCCGCCAGGGCGATCGTTTCAGCCTCATTTATGACGAGGTATTCCTCGACGGTGAAAAAATCGGTAATGGCAATATTCTGGTTGCGCGCTTTATCAATCAGGGACGGGAACTGACTGCGGTGCGCTATGAAGATCAGGCCGGCGACGCCAACTACTACACCCCTGAAGGCCAGAGTATGCGCAAGGCTTTCCTGCGTAACCCGATTGATTTTGCCCGCATCAGTTCACGCTTTAACCTGAACCGTAAACATCCGGTGCTGAATACATTACGCGCCCATAAAGGCACCGATTACGCTGCGCCAACCGGCACCCCGATTAAAGCCGCCGGAGATGGCAAGATTGTGTTCGCCGGGCGCAAAGGCGGTTTCGGCAACTGTGTCATTATTCAGCACGGCTCCCGTTATCAGACACTTTATGCACACCTGAGCAAATTCAACCGCAGCGCCCGGGTTGGCCGCAGTATTAAACAGGGTCAGGTAATTGGCTATGTCGGCAGCACCGGCCTGGCAACCGGTCCGCATCTGCACTACGAATTCCGTGTTGACGGTGTACACCGTGATTCCCTGCGGGTGAAGCTGCCAAAAGCCGATTCCATTCCATCAAAAGAAAAGGCCGCTTTCCGCCAGAAGTCTCAGAGCATGGTGAGCTGGCTGAACAGCTATAACGAGAACGAAGACAACCGCGTTGGTGCATTCCAGTGA
- the tyrS gene encoding tyrosine--tRNA ligase: MTAALLDDLKARGLINQATADEELTKHLESGSITLYCGFDPTADSLHLGHLVPLLVLTRFQNAGHKPIALVGGATGLIGDPSFKAAERQLNTADVVAGWADKIRQQVSQFIKFDGIDNAATVVNNLDWAGQMNVLDFLRDVGKHFSVNAMINKESVQQRLNREGAGISFTEFSYALLQGMDFAELNRRHGCTLQIGGSDQWGNIVGGIDLARRQNGAQTFGLTVPLVTKSDGTKFGKTESGAVWLDPAKTSPYSFYQFWMNTADADVYKFMRYFTFMPVERIAEIEAHDATIEGRKTAQPILAEEVTRLVHGEEALQSARRITEALFSGDIAQLSEAELEQIKLDGLSSSDLQLAGLADVPMTTLFTDSGMVKAGREVKDALGRNAIFINGVAQGAEDNMKTAEAFSAEKALYGRFFLVKLGKKKYHLFEIAK; encoded by the coding sequence ATGACAGCTGCATTATTAGACGACTTAAAAGCACGCGGTCTGATTAATCAGGCGACGGCGGATGAGGAACTGACCAAACATCTGGAATCTGGTTCCATCACCCTGTATTGCGGCTTTGATCCGACGGCTGACAGTCTGCACCTTGGGCACCTGGTTCCGCTGCTGGTGTTGACCCGCTTCCAGAATGCCGGACACAAGCCGATTGCGCTGGTGGGTGGAGCGACGGGTCTGATTGGTGATCCGAGCTTTAAAGCCGCCGAGCGTCAGCTGAACACCGCCGATGTGGTTGCCGGCTGGGCCGATAAGATCCGCCAGCAGGTCAGTCAGTTCATTAAATTTGATGGCATCGACAACGCCGCTACCGTGGTGAATAACCTCGACTGGGCCGGACAGATGAACGTGCTCGATTTCCTGCGCGATGTCGGTAAACACTTCTCTGTTAACGCCATGATTAACAAAGAATCGGTACAGCAGCGTCTGAACCGTGAAGGTGCCGGTATTTCCTTTACCGAATTTTCCTACGCTCTGCTGCAGGGGATGGACTTTGCAGAACTGAACCGTCGTCATGGCTGTACGCTGCAGATTGGCGGTTCGGATCAGTGGGGCAACATCGTTGGTGGTATTGATCTGGCGCGTCGTCAGAACGGTGCGCAGACGTTTGGCCTGACGGTACCGCTGGTAACCAAATCCGACGGCACTAAATTCGGTAAAACCGAATCCGGCGCCGTATGGCTGGACCCGGCGAAGACCTCGCCATACAGCTTCTATCAGTTCTGGATGAATACTGCCGATGCCGACGTGTATAAGTTCATGCGTTACTTCACCTTTATGCCGGTAGAACGTATTGCTGAAATCGAAGCGCACGACGCAACGATCGAAGGCCGTAAAACCGCGCAGCCGATTCTGGCGGAAGAAGTGACCCGTCTGGTACACGGCGAAGAAGCCCTGCAGTCTGCACGCCGTATTACCGAAGCGCTGTTCTCCGGCGATATCGCTCAGTTGTCAGAAGCCGAGCTGGAACAAATCAAACTGGATGGTCTGTCATCAAGCGATCTGCAGCTGGCTGGTCTGGCTGATGTTCCGATGACCACGCTGTTTACCGACAGCGGCATGGTTAAAGCCGGTCGTGAAGTAAAAGACGCTCTGGGCCGCAATGCCATCTTCATTAATGGTGTGGCGCAGGGTGCGGAAGACAACATGAAAACCGCCGAAGCCTTCAGTGCGGAAAAGGCACTTTATGGCCGTTTCTTCCTGGTTAAACTCGGCAAGAAAAAGTACCACCTGTTCGAGATTGCAAAATAG
- a CDS encoding histidine triad nucleotide-binding protein has translation MSEDTIFGKIARGELPATMVYEDEHCLAFRDLYPAAPMHILLIPRKPIPRLCDSEPEDQALLGHLMLTASKIAAQEGLGDAYRLVVNNGEGAGQSVFHLHLHIIGGRSLSWPPG, from the coding sequence ATGTCTGAGGATACGATTTTCGGCAAGATCGCCCGTGGTGAATTACCGGCGACCATGGTTTATGAAGATGAGCACTGTCTGGCCTTCCGCGATCTTTATCCGGCAGCGCCTATGCACATTCTGCTGATTCCGCGTAAGCCGATTCCGCGCCTGTGCGATTCGGAGCCTGAAGATCAGGCGCTGCTTGGCCACCTGATGCTGACCGCCAGTAAAATCGCTGCTCAGGAAGGGCTGGGTGATGCCTATCGTCTGGTTGTTAACAATGGTGAAGGCGCAGGTCAGTCGGTTTTCCATCTGCACCTGCATATTATTGGCGGTCGCTCGCTGAGCTGGCCTCCGGGCTGA
- a CDS encoding ATP-binding cassette domain-containing protein translates to MRFSAIQARLHDGRHLEVEQWQLNPGEYWAITGTNGSGKTVLSALAGDQVVLSHGEACDLPESVAYVSLEAQAAQIEQERHDDESDLNDAPDKGTLICDFLAPLTEVESWIDRLGIRHLLNQGFRSLSTGESRKVLLINALRHKPELLVLDEPLEGLDQISREAVSDALNELQQKGQAMLWVANRLDELPGWITHVAFMHDARLLYQGTKDDVLAQPELRGLMHFDRPLPDFPATGRSALQLAEGEPLVGMKDVAIRYDERELFSGLNWRVEAGEHWAIQGPNGSGKTSLLQLITGDNPQCYLNDLRLFGMQRGRGESIWDIKKHIGLVSASLQWEYRATTNVLSTVISGLYDSIGLYQATGDDDKQLALQWLDIIGLRHKANQSLQHLSYGEQRLVLIARALIKQPPLLILDEPCQGLDDPSRMLVLAFINRLSEQQNTTLLYVTHHPTEIPAAIVNLLQFETKDGKSRLQISRR, encoded by the coding sequence ATGCGTTTTTCTGCAATTCAGGCACGCCTGCACGATGGCCGTCATTTAGAGGTTGAGCAGTGGCAGCTGAACCCGGGTGAATACTGGGCGATTACCGGCACAAACGGCAGCGGTAAAACCGTGCTGTCGGCGCTGGCCGGTGATCAGGTGGTGCTCAGTCATGGCGAAGCCTGCGATTTGCCAGAGTCGGTGGCCTACGTCTCGCTGGAGGCACAGGCCGCGCAGATTGAGCAGGAGCGCCATGATGACGAGAGTGATCTGAATGATGCGCCGGATAAAGGCACATTAATCTGCGATTTTCTTGCTCCCCTGACAGAAGTGGAGAGCTGGATTGATCGCCTGGGCATCCGCCACCTGCTCAATCAGGGCTTCCGCTCGTTATCGACCGGCGAGAGCCGCAAAGTGCTGCTGATTAACGCTCTGCGCCATAAACCAGAGCTGCTGGTGCTGGATGAGCCGCTTGAAGGGCTGGATCAGATCAGCCGTGAAGCCGTCAGTGACGCGCTGAATGAATTGCAGCAGAAGGGGCAGGCCATGTTGTGGGTTGCCAACCGTCTGGATGAATTACCCGGCTGGATCACGCACGTTGCTTTTATGCACGATGCCCGGCTGCTGTATCAGGGGACAAAAGACGATGTGCTGGCGCAGCCTGAACTGCGCGGCCTGATGCACTTTGACCGGCCGTTGCCGGATTTTCCTGCAACCGGGCGTTCAGCCCTGCAGCTGGCAGAAGGTGAACCTCTGGTCGGTATGAAAGACGTTGCCATCCGCTATGACGAACGTGAGCTGTTCAGCGGCCTTAACTGGCGTGTTGAAGCCGGGGAGCATTGGGCCATTCAGGGGCCGAATGGCAGTGGCAAAACCAGCCTGCTGCAGCTGATTACCGGCGATAATCCACAGTGCTACCTTAACGACCTGCGCCTGTTTGGTATGCAGCGCGGACGCGGTGAAAGTATCTGGGATATTAAAAAGCACATTGGTCTGGTGTCGGCTTCGCTGCAATGGGAATACCGCGCGACCACTAACGTGCTGAGTACGGTCATTTCGGGCCTGTATGACAGCATTGGCCTGTATCAGGCAACCGGTGATGACGATAAACAACTGGCCCTGCAATGGCTGGATATTATCGGTCTGCGCCATAAAGCCAACCAGAGTCTGCAGCATCTCTCCTATGGCGAACAGCGCCTGGTGCTGATTGCGCGGGCATTAATCAAACAGCCGCCATTACTGATTCTGGACGAGCCATGTCAGGGGCTTGATGACCCCAGCCGTATGCTGGTTCTGGCCTTTATTAATCGTTTGTCAGAGCAGCAGAATACGACGTTGTTATATGTAACCCATCATCCGACAGAAATCCCGGCAGCCATTGTTAACCTGTTGCAGTTTGAAACGAAAGATGGCAAAAGCAGACTACAAATCTCTCGCAGATAA
- a CDS encoding HD-GYP domain-containing protein, with amino-acid sequence MIGSITTTRNGRKFQINKRHTRKRMDVSELTAGMYIVELDRPWTDSPFLFQGFLLENDEDLLLIKTLCEWVVVEVTEEEWCELDGRGKASLQHRTRYVEKQDMAQQLSAASHTYQSTKLQIKRLLASAQLGQALNLKEAQAAVKDCVERVLNNPNAILWLTRLKHQDEYTAEHSVNVCLLSIALGREMELAPYELENLGICGLMHDIGKMKVPAEILNKPGPLDPQEFAEMARHTVYAKQLLMGRTDIYPGAVDVAYSHHERLDGKGYPRGIDSSKLSLFTRIVTVADAYDAMTSDRCYKSGMSSLDALKVLNNNSGSQFDPELVRRFVAMIGLYPPGYLLEMSNGEVGIILSADPGYQLKPKVIMILGPDKQPQPERIVNLSMEPEDDQGVPYRPQAVFRSGCFGVHVNDYINRGLRIKGFEYAIAAG; translated from the coding sequence GTGATCGGATCCATTACAACAACGCGTAATGGCCGCAAGTTTCAGATCAATAAACGACACACGCGTAAGCGCATGGATGTGTCGGAACTTACAGCCGGGATGTACATTGTTGAACTGGACCGGCCATGGACAGACTCTCCTTTTCTTTTTCAGGGATTTTTACTGGAAAATGACGAAGACCTGCTGCTTATAAAAACACTCTGCGAGTGGGTTGTCGTCGAAGTTACGGAAGAGGAATGGTGTGAACTTGATGGCAGGGGAAAAGCCTCTCTGCAGCATCGTACCCGCTATGTTGAAAAACAGGATATGGCACAGCAGCTAAGCGCTGCCAGCCACACCTACCAGTCGACCAAACTGCAGATTAAGCGTTTGCTGGCCAGCGCGCAGTTGGGGCAGGCGCTGAATCTGAAAGAGGCGCAGGCCGCAGTTAAGGACTGTGTCGAGCGTGTATTAAATAACCCCAATGCTATTCTCTGGCTGACCCGCTTAAAACATCAGGACGAATACACGGCGGAGCATTCGGTTAACGTCTGTCTGTTGTCCATTGCCCTGGGGCGCGAAATGGAACTGGCACCTTATGAGCTGGAAAATCTCGGTATCTGCGGATTAATGCACGATATCGGTAAGATGAAAGTACCGGCAGAAATCCTGAATAAACCCGGTCCGCTCGATCCGCAAGAATTTGCCGAAATGGCACGCCACACGGTGTATGCAAAGCAGCTGTTAATGGGGCGTACCGATATTTATCCGGGCGCGGTCGATGTTGCCTACAGTCACCATGAGCGCCTTGATGGCAAAGGCTACCCACGCGGTATCGACAGCAGCAAGCTGTCATTATTTACCCGTATCGTGACCGTAGCCGATGCCTACGACGCCATGACCAGTGACCGCTGTTATAAATCCGGCATGTCATCACTGGATGCATTAAAGGTGCTTAACAATAACAGCGGCAGCCAGTTTGATCCGGAGCTGGTACGCAGGTTTGTCGCCATGATCGGGCTGTATCCGCCGGGATATTTATTGGAAATGAGTAATGGCGAAGTGGGTATTATTTTATCCGCCGATCCCGGTTATCAGCTGAAACCTAAGGTGATTATGATTCTAGGCCCGGATAAACAGCCCCAGCCGGAGCGCATTGTGAATTTATCCATGGAGCCGGAGGATGATCAGGGCGTGCCATATCGCCCGCAGGCCGTATTCCGCAGTGGCTGCTTTGGTGTGCATGTAAATGATTACATTAATCGCGGTCTGCGGATTAAAGGATTTGAATACGCGATAGCGGCCGGTTAA
- the ilvD gene encoding dihydroxy-acid dehydratase, protein MPEYRSKTSTAGRNMAGARALWRATGMKDDDFQKPIIAVANSFTQFVPGHVHLKDLGQLVAREIEKAGGVAKEFNTIAVDDGIAMGHDGMLYSLPSREVIADSVEYMVNAHCADAIVCISNCDKITPGMLLASLRLNIPVIFVSGGPMEAGKTKLSEHKLDLVDAMVIAADDSASDEKVAEYERSACPTCGSCSGMFTANSMNCLTEALGLALPGNGSLLATHADREQLFLEAGRRIVEITKRYYEENDESVLPRSIASFKAFENAMTLDIVMGGSTNTILHLLAAAQEAECDFDLKDIDRLSRVVPQLCKVAPNSPLYHMEDVHRAGGIMGILGEIDRAGLLHSDLPTVHSKTMKEALDKWDIMRSPSEEVVKFYKAGPAGIPTQTAFSQSTRWPTLDGDRENGCIRNLENAYSKEGGLAVLYGNIALDGCVVKTAGVDESILVFQGKAKIFESQDDAVKGILADEVKAGDIVIIRYEGPKGGPGMQEMLYPTSYLKSKGLGKACALLTDGRFSGGTSGLSIGHCSPEAAAGGAIGLLQDGDIINIDIPNRSINVDLSVEELSHRRHEQDKKGWKPAAERPRKVSTALKVYAKFATSADKGAVRDKSLLD, encoded by the coding sequence ATGCCTGAATACCGTTCCAAGACCTCCACCGCAGGTCGCAATATGGCCGGAGCCCGTGCGCTGTGGCGCGCTACCGGGATGAAAGATGACGATTTCCAGAAGCCGATCATTGCTGTCGCGAACTCCTTTACCCAGTTCGTACCTGGCCATGTGCACCTGAAAGACCTGGGTCAGCTGGTTGCGCGCGAGATCGAGAAAGCCGGTGGTGTGGCGAAAGAGTTCAACACCATTGCGGTGGATGACGGTATCGCCATGGGTCACGACGGTATGCTGTACAGCCTGCCATCGCGTGAAGTGATCGCCGATTCGGTTGAGTACATGGTGAACGCGCACTGCGCCGATGCCATCGTCTGTATTTCCAACTGCGACAAAATCACTCCGGGAATGCTGCTGGCGTCGCTGCGTCTGAATATTCCGGTGATCTTTGTTTCCGGCGGCCCGATGGAAGCCGGTAAAACCAAATTGTCTGAGCACAAGCTGGATCTGGTTGATGCCATGGTGATCGCCGCCGACGATTCTGCCAGCGATGAGAAAGTGGCCGAATACGAGCGCAGCGCCTGCCCGACCTGTGGTTCCTGCTCTGGTATGTTTACCGCTAACTCGATGAACTGCTTAACCGAAGCACTGGGTCTGGCGCTGCCGGGTAACGGCTCGCTGCTGGCGACCCACGCCGACCGCGAACAGCTGTTCCTTGAAGCCGGTCGCCGCATCGTGGAAATCACCAAGCGTTATTACGAAGAGAACGATGAGTCGGTTCTGCCGCGTTCTATCGCCAGCTTTAAAGCGTTCGAAAACGCGATGACGCTGGATATCGTGATGGGTGGTTCAACCAACACCATTCTGCACTTGCTGGCGGCCGCTCAGGAAGCCGAGTGCGACTTCGACCTGAAAGACATCGACCGTCTGTCCCGCGTGGTTCCGCAACTGTGTAAAGTGGCGCCGAACTCGCCGCTGTACCATATGGAAGACGTACACCGCGCCGGTGGCATCATGGGTATTCTGGGTGAAATCGACCGCGCCGGCCTGCTGCACAGCGACCTGCCGACCGTACACAGCAAGACCATGAAAGAAGCGCTGGATAAGTGGGACATCATGCGCAGCCCGAGCGAAGAGGTTGTGAAGTTCTACAAAGCCGGTCCGGCCGGTATCCCGACCCAGACTGCGTTCAGCCAGAGCACCCGCTGGCCAACGCTGGACGGCGACCGTGAGAACGGCTGTATCCGTAATCTGGAAAACGCCTATTCGAAAGAAGGCGGTCTGGCGGTTCTGTACGGCAACATTGCACTGGATGGCTGTGTGGTAAAAACCGCCGGTGTGGATGAATCCATTCTGGTATTCCAGGGCAAGGCGAAAATCTTCGAAAGCCAGGACGATGCGGTAAAAGGCATTCTGGCCGATGAAGTAAAAGCCGGTGATATCGTGATTATCCGCTACGAAGGCCCGAAAGGCGGCCCGGGTATGCAGGAAATGCTGTACCCGACCTCTTACCTGAAATCCAAAGGTCTGGGCAAAGCCTGTGCGCTACTGACTGATGGCCGCTTCTCTGGCGGTACTTCTGGTCTGTCGATTGGTCACTGCTCTCCGGAAGCAGCAGCCGGCGGTGCCATCGGCCTGCTGCAGGACGGCGATATCATCAATATTGATATCCCGAACCGTTCGATTAACGTCGACCTGAGCGTTGAAGAACTCTCTCATCGTCGTCACGAGCAGGACAAAAAAGGCTGGAAACCAGCAGCAGAGCGCCCACGCAAAGTGAGCACTGCACTGAAGGTTTACGCCAAGTTCGCTACCAGCGCCGATAAAGGTGCAGTACGCGATAAGAGCCTGCTCGACTGA
- a CDS encoding HNH endonuclease, whose translation MTFRKWMEYQGLSAASVNNYDTAIKGVISDWAQAADLLQGPLNAVESHQRFAEVSKQIRELEVFRQRNSTGNGMYAAALNKFAAYLKSSCKEDVEDDLSEILSEKDCTETDKITSVKTRLGQGIFRQRLIGYWQGCAVTQYPDTTLLVASHIKPWRESSNEERLNVYNGFLLLPTLDKAFDKGLITFEESGKIKVSEQLEMPELFGISSNMKVRLDKQHQDYLAFHRDCVFRKAPY comes from the coding sequence GTGACCTTTAGAAAGTGGATGGAGTATCAAGGGTTATCTGCGGCATCGGTTAATAACTACGATACTGCGATTAAAGGCGTTATTTCAGACTGGGCGCAAGCCGCTGACTTGTTGCAAGGACCACTCAATGCTGTTGAAAGCCATCAGCGCTTTGCAGAGGTCTCCAAACAGATTCGAGAGCTAGAAGTCTTTAGACAGCGCAATTCTACTGGCAATGGAATGTACGCTGCTGCATTAAATAAGTTTGCAGCGTATTTGAAATCGAGTTGCAAAGAAGATGTAGAAGATGATCTTTCAGAAATTTTAAGTGAAAAAGATTGCACGGAAACTGACAAAATTACCTCAGTTAAAACCCGCTTGGGCCAAGGCATATTTCGCCAAAGGTTAATTGGTTATTGGCAGGGCTGTGCAGTGACTCAATATCCAGATACCACATTATTGGTGGCATCGCATATTAAGCCTTGGCGCGAAAGTTCAAATGAAGAGCGTCTAAACGTTTATAACGGTTTCTTGCTACTACCAACACTCGATAAAGCCTTCGATAAGGGACTTATTACATTTGAAGAAAGCGGGAAAATAAAAGTGTCGGAGCAACTAGAGATGCCGGAGTTATTCGGTATTTCTAGTAATATGAAAGTGAGGCTAGATAAACAGCATCAGGATTACTTAGCATTTCACCGCGACTGTGTTTTTCGCAAAGCACCGTATTAA
- a CDS encoding branched-chain amino acid transporter permease: MNEFWYLSSVIALLAGVTFLTRALPFMVLGRVADHPLLEHLGRFLPPIVMVLLVIYSFKNDVAFSVDFLPELGCLLLVTALHLAFRQALISIVGGTAMYMLLVQMGVG, from the coding sequence ATGAACGAATTCTGGTATCTGAGCAGCGTAATTGCGCTGCTGGCAGGCGTTACCTTCCTGACCCGTGCCCTGCCTTTTATGGTGCTCGGCCGGGTGGCCGACCACCCGCTGCTGGAGCACCTCGGCCGTTTTCTGCCGCCCATCGTCATGGTGCTGCTGGTGATTTATTCGTTTAAAAACGACGTGGCATTCTCAGTGGATTTTCTGCCCGAACTGGGCTGCCTGCTGCTGGTAACGGCGCTGCACCTGGCGTTCCGCCAGGCGCTGATCAGTATTGTCGGAGGGACGGCGATGTATATGCTGCTGGTGCAGATGGGGGTGGGGTAA
- a CDS encoding AzlC family ABC transporter permease translates to MTLSPLNTLVLRTSLPVMFGYLPLGAAFGVLFSELDYHWLYATAMGLFIYAGAGQFLAVGLLANQATLTEMAVATLLINSRHIFYGLSLISRMPNRGWRRLYQIFGLTDETYSLITATSLPADIDRGQFQLRITAVNQVYWIIGCTLGAWLGSQLEFDTAGIAFVLPALFMVLTIEQYKHLRDMRPFVAALLIGFGTLLLISREQMLLIAILLSLSVLMMQYAARRTHKGPEA, encoded by the coding sequence ATGACACTTTCCCCTCTTAACACGCTGGTGCTGCGTACTTCGCTACCGGTGATGTTTGGCTATTTGCCCTTAGGCGCGGCCTTCGGCGTGCTGTTCAGCGAGCTGGATTACCACTGGCTGTACGCCACGGCGATGGGGCTGTTTATTTACGCCGGTGCCGGACAATTTCTGGCGGTGGGATTACTGGCTAATCAGGCAACGCTGACCGAAATGGCGGTGGCCACCCTGCTGATTAACTCGCGCCATATTTTTTACGGCCTGTCATTAATCAGCCGTATGCCCAACCGTGGCTGGCGCCGTCTGTATCAGATTTTTGGCCTCACCGATGAAACCTACTCGCTGATTACCGCCACATCGCTTCCGGCGGATATCGACCGCGGCCAGTTCCAGCTGCGCATTACTGCGGTGAATCAGGTGTATTGGATAATCGGCTGCACCCTTGGCGCCTGGCTTGGCAGCCAACTGGAATTCGACACCGCCGGCATCGCCTTTGTATTACCGGCGCTGTTTATGGTGCTGACCATCGAGCAATACAAACACCTGCGCGATATGCGCCCTTTTGTTGCCGCCCTGCTGATTGGCTTCGGCACATTGCTGCTGATCAGCCGCGAACAGATGCTGCTGATTGCCATCCTGCTCAGCCTCAGCGTACTGATGATGCAATACGCCGCGCGCCGCACACATAAGGGGCCTGAAGCATGA
- a CDS encoding ribonuclease J, with protein MSPSEHDLFFLPLGGTGEIGMNMNLYGHDDQWLMVDCGVTFPKPGRVSADGTRHHSGEPDTQMPDPEFIAARKDQLAGLIITHAHEDHIGAVPYLWHKLRCPVYCTRFTAEVLKKKLAEHGLLHQVKIIVPETGERVAIGPFEVEFLALTHSVPDPNALMIRTAAGNVFHTGDWKLDPEPVVGHGYKQETFTRLAQEGVLAMVCDSTNATVAGHSASEGDLYDGLRHYIESAKGRVIVTCFGSNIARLLTLSHVADDTGRYMGLYGRSMINMHQCAKRAGVWPFSAGSVDTGHLGYLPRHEVLAVATGSQGEPHTALRRLAAGTHPDFELEPGDRVIFSARAIPGNEEAIQGIIDQLHSIGVEVITADDAELPIHASGHPAQEELETLYRWVQPEIAIPVHGEEVHMKAHAALAKGCGVPRTLTGRNGDLFMLAPVPGIQRQKVRTGRLGWEKGALVRVV; from the coding sequence ATGAGCCCCAGCGAACACGATCTCTTCTTCCTGCCCCTTGGCGGCACCGGTGAGATCGGCATGAACATGAACCTCTATGGCCACGACGATCAGTGGCTGATGGTCGATTGCGGCGTAACCTTTCCCAAACCGGGGCGGGTCAGCGCCGATGGCACCCGCCACCATTCGGGCGAGCCGGATACGCAAATGCCCGATCCGGAATTTATTGCCGCGCGTAAAGATCAGCTGGCCGGTTTAATTATTACCCACGCCCACGAAGACCATATCGGCGCGGTGCCTTATCTGTGGCACAAACTGCGCTGCCCGGTGTACTGCACGCGCTTTACCGCCGAAGTGCTGAAAAAGAAACTCGCCGAACATGGCTTGCTGCATCAGGTAAAAATCATCGTGCCGGAAACCGGCGAGCGTGTGGCCATCGGCCCGTTTGAGGTGGAATTTTTAGCCTTAACGCATTCGGTACCCGACCCTAATGCGCTGATGATCCGCACCGCCGCCGGCAATGTGTTTCATACCGGCGACTGGAAGCTCGACCCCGAGCCGGTGGTGGGCCACGGCTATAAACAGGAAACCTTTACCCGTCTTGCGCAGGAAGGTGTGCTGGCGATGGTGTGCGATTCCACCAATGCCACCGTGGCCGGGCATTCCGCCTCGGAAGGCGATCTGTACGATGGCCTGCGCCATTACATCGAAAGCGCCAAAGGGCGGGTTATCGTTACCTGTTTCGGCAGCAATATTGCGCGCCTGTTAACCCTTTCCCATGTGGCGGACGACACCGGTCGTTATATGGGCCTTTATGGCCGCTCGATGATCAATATGCATCAGTGCGCCAAGCGGGCGGGTGTTTGGCCGTTCAGTGCCGGCTCGGTCGATACCGGGCATCTGGGCTATTTACCGCGCCACGAAGTGCTGGCGGTGGCGACCGGCAGTCAGGGCGAACCACATACCGCGCTGCGCCGTCTGGCTGCTGGCACCCATCCGGATTTTGAACTGGAGCCCGGCGACCGGGTGATCTTCAGCGCCCGCGCCATTCCCGGTAACGAAGAGGCTATTCAGGGCATTATCGACCAGCTGCACAGCATCGGTGTGGAAGTGATTACCGCCGACGATGCCGAACTGCCGATTCATGCCTCCGGCCATCCGGCGCAGGAAGAGCTGGAAACACTGTACCGCTGGGTGCAGCCGGAAATCGCCATCCCGGTGCATGGCGAAGAAGTGCATATGAAAGCCCACGCTGCACTGGCCAAAGGCTGCGGCGTGCCACGTACTCTTACCGGGCGCAATGGCGACCTGTTTATGCTGGCGCCAGTGCCCGGAATACAGCGCCAAAAGGTGCGTACCGGACGGCTGGGCTGGGAAAAAGGCGCGCTGGTGCGGGTGGTCTGA